In Streptomyces venezuelae, the sequence GTCCTTGTGCCGGTGGTGCTCGTCACTCTCCAGCCGCAGCGCGGGCAGCTCGGGCAGCACCCGGTCGGCCAGCCCCGTGTCCACCAGCAGTCCCAGACCCTTGCGCGGGTGGGCGGACAGGATGAGCTTGTTCAGCTCGCCCTGGACCCGCTCCGCGGAAACGATCTCGATCCGCTCGGACATCGCCTTCATGGCCGCGACGACCTCCGGGGCGACCTCGAAGTCCAGCTGCGCGGCGAACCGCGCCGCGCGCAGCATCCGCAGAGGGTCGTCGGAGAAGGACTCCTCCGGTGTTCCGGGCGTGCGCAGCACACCGGCGGCCAGGTCCTGCAGGCCGCCGTGCGGGTCGACGAACTCCTGCTCGGGCAGGGCCAGGGCCATGGCGTTGACCGTGAAGTCACGCCGGAGCAGGTCCTCGTCGATCGAGTCGCCGTAGGAGACCTCGGGCTTGCGCGACGTACGGTCGTAGGCCTCCGAGCGGTACGTCGTCACCTCGATCTGGAAATTCCGTACGTCGTCCCCGACGCGGGCGCTCTTCTGGGCCCCGACCGTGCCGAAGGCGATGCCGACGTCCCACACCGAGTCCGCCCACGGCCGGACGATCTTCAGAACGTCCTCGGGGCGGGCATCGGTGGTGAAGTCGAGATCGTTGCCGAGACGCCCCAGCAGCGCGTCGCGGACGGACCCACCGACCAGGGCAAGGCGGAATCCCGCCTCCTGGAAACGGCGGCCGAGCTCGTCGGCGACAGGGGCGACCCGCAGCAGTTCACTGACCGCGCGGAGCTGCACCTGACTCAGGGCACTGGGGTTGTCTTCGTTGGCGTTCGGCACAACAGAAAAGGGTACGTGCCCGTCCCCCCGGGAGCCGCCCCGTTTTGCCGCCCCCCGGTACCCGGCCGCCGGGGCCCTGAGCCGATCATGTGGAGCAAGGCGCGGCACTCGCACACAGCGGGCCTCGTTACCATGCGTGGACGCACAAAAGACGACCACTGACACTTCGAGGGACGGGCTAGCGCGTGGCCGAGGCGGCAGACAACCAGGGGGCGTCCCCCACTCCTGCCCGGCGCCGGTGGCTGCGGCGTGCCATCGTCCTGCTCGCCGGGACGCCCGTGCTGGCCGCACTGATCTACTCTCCCGCACCCCGGGCCGAGGCCGCGCAGGCCGCGTCCGTGGACGTACAGCTGACCTCCATGGCCCCCACGGCACCGGTCAAGGGCGACACCCTCACCATTCGGGGCACCGTACGCAACACCGGTGCCGAGACGATCACCGACGCGCATGTCGGCCTGCGGGTCGGGCCCGCGCTCGCTGACCGCACATCCATCGACGAGGCGGCGGAGCGTACCGGCTTCCGGGCCGGCGCCGACCCGGGCGAGGTCGACCCGGCCTACGCGGTGAAGATCGCCTCCCTGCCGTCCAAGATCAGCCAGGAGTTCACGCTCACCGTCCCGGTGAACAAGCTGGAGCTGGACAAGGACGGCGTCTACCAGCTCGGTGTCTCCCTGTCCGGGGTGACCGAGAGCCGGCCGTCCGAGCAGGTGATGGGCATCAAGCGGACCTTCCTGCCCTGGCAGCCGGAGGCCGCCGCCAAGCGCTCCCAGCTCACCTACGCCTGGCCGCTGATCTCCACCACGCACGTGACGGCGGAGACCGGCTCCGACGAGCTCCAGACCCCTGTCTTCCTCGACGACTCCCTGGCCGACGAGCTCAAGCCGGGCGGGCGCCTGGAGCAGATGGTCACCCTCGGCAAGGACCTGCCGATCACCTGGGTCATCGACCCCGACCTGCTCTACAC encodes:
- a CDS encoding CCA tRNA nucleotidyltransferase; this encodes MPNANEDNPSALSQVQLRAVSELLRVAPVADELGRRFQEAGFRLALVGGSVRDALLGRLGNDLDFTTDARPEDVLKIVRPWADSVWDVGIAFGTVGAQKSARVGDDVRNFQIEVTTYRSEAYDRTSRKPEVSYGDSIDEDLLRRDFTVNAMALALPEQEFVDPHGGLQDLAAGVLRTPGTPEESFSDDPLRMLRAARFAAQLDFEVAPEVVAAMKAMSERIEIVSAERVQGELNKLILSAHPRKGLGLLVDTGLADRVLPELPALRLESDEHHRHKDVYDHSLIVLEQAIALEEDGPDLVLRLAALLHDIGKPRTRRFESDGRVSFHHHEVVGAKMTKKRLTALKYSNDMIKDVSRLVELHLRFHGYGDGEWTDSAVRRYVRDAGPLLERLHKLTRSDCTTRNKRKANALSRTYDGLEERIGQLQEQEELDAIRPDLDGNEIMRVLDVGPGPVIGKAYAFLLELRLENGPMGRDAAVVALKQWWAAQA